One Bythopirellula goksoeyrii genomic window, GTGTCAGCAGACGGGAAAACGCGGACGGTGTGAAGGTTCATGGTTTCTCAAGCGGCGTGAATTAACTGGTTGCTATGCGGTAGCTGAATCGATTTTGCCATCCTAACGAATGGACGCAAGAGAGTGCTAGCACACGGACGGAAGATAAAGCTCGTGTTGTGATTTTTGCGGCAATTCGCTACGTTGCCAGCGTATCTAGCATCTATTCGATACCCCGCAATTGAATCCAGCTAGGACTGCTTGGAAGCCTGCGCCTCGCGTTTGGCCAGAGATTGCTCAGTTCAAGGAAGAAATCATGAGAATCACTCAATTGAAACTCGCCGGCAGGGGAGCCTGGCCCGACTTGCATGTCAATCCGACCCATCCCCAACTCAATGTATTTTTTGGCAAGCCAGGTGCCGGCAAGAGTACCGTTGCCCAACTCGCCACTCATCTTCTCTATGGCAAAGCGAATAGCTATTGGCGACAACAGTTCGGCCAAACCTTGCCTCTGACTGAGGGCGAACTCGCCATCGAGAGTCCGGGCGGAAGCTTTGTACTCCGCAGACATTTGAATGCTGAAGGTAGGAGTCGCCTCACCGTCTCGGCAGTCGATGGTGAATCTGTGGATGGTGATACCGTACAAAAACTCCTAGGCAATCTTTCTCCTCAGGTGATCGCTCCGCTCGTAGCCGTGGATTTTGCGCAAGCGCCCTCGGTCGAATGGCTGTTGAGCAGAGACTTTTGTGATGAGTTAACCAAGTCCGAAGAGTCGATTCGCAAGCCACTAGTCGCACACACTTGCTGCAATGGAATTTCTGAAGCGGAATCATCTCCGGTCGATCGACGTCAAGTTGAGCAACTTATCCGCCAGCGAGATGCGATTGCGGAATCAATCGAGAGACATCTTTCCGCACGTCGCCAGGAAGGTGGCGTCTTGTCGGAAGAACTGGTCCAACTTGAATCTTTGATAGACACTCGCCGGGGACAACTCGATTCACTCCAAGCTGAATTGGGGCGGATCCATGGCGAGATTGCCGACAGCGAGGCCCGTTTGCGAATAGTCTCGCTGACCAATGTGGCGGAGCAGCCCAAACACTCGGATAAATACACGAAACTTCGGGAACAACTCGAGCACTTGGAAACCGAAGTTTCTCAATGCCGAAAGGCATTGGGAGATTTGCAATTGCGTGAGGCGACGATTCGCGCCGAGCTTGCACAACTACGTGCGGACGGCACGGCGGAGCGAGTGAGTTGCCTGGCAGACAGCCGCGCTTCGGTGGGAATCTTAGAGCGATTGATCGACGACCTCGACGCGGAAGTGGCACTGTTGGCTCGTGCAAATGAGCCGACAAGGTGTGTGGGACATGACTCACACGGGAAGCTTTCGCCCGTTGCAGCCATGCTACGGCAGCAAGTCTACACGCTCTGTGGCTTGATTACCGAGCAAGAACGGCAATCGCAGCGACAGCGACTGACGGCAGAGTCCCGCCAACTTGCGCGTTCCCAGTTTGATTTGAGTGAACGACTGGAGCATCTCCTAGAACAACGTGAATCGTTGGTTCACGAGTTGCGGCATGCCGATGAATATACCCTTCTGCGTCCCCAGCCACCTATCACTGGGCATTGCGAGTGTGATCACCATCACGCGTTTCTTGGCGAAGCGGACTCGTTGCTGGTGGGGTATGACCCGCGAAGTGTTCAGGAAACCGACTTGCGCAGTCGCTATGAGTCTTTGTTACGCAAGCAGGATGAATTGTCAGAACAGCAAACGAGTACTCAGCGAGAACTTTCCGAACTCGACTCCCGTTGGCAGCAACTTCAACGAGTGCGAGCTGGATTGGTTGGCAACTCAGCAATCGAGGAACAACAGTTCGAGCTTGAGCGACTTGAGATCGCCATTCGCAAGGCCCTCAAACCGACCGAGAAAACCAGAGTGTCGGGACAAAGTGTCTGGCGTGCTTCGGATGTGTTAGCCCAACTGAGCGATGGGCAGTTTGTGAAAATCCGACTCGATCGAGGAGGACGGTCTCCGATAGTTATCGACCATTTGGGGAAGAGCTATTCACTTCGTGAACTCTCCACGGCAACCCACGATCAACTTTATCTTTCGCTCACCCTGGCCTTGATGGGAGCCTTTGCACGTCGGGGAATTCATTTGCCACTCGTTCTTGATGAGCCCTTTCTCCGACAGGATTCAGCTGGCAGCGCTGCTATGGCTGGTGTGCTGGAGGAGTTTGCGCGAACCAACCAACAGATGTTGGTGTTCACCGAAGACCTCGACGCCTTAAGAAGATTCGAAAGTCTGAATGCTCAAGTATTCGATTTGGCACAACTCCGCAGGGAAAAGTATGTCCCTGATGTTGCCACGACCGAGACAACCTTTACACGCGTAGTCCGCGAAACTGAGGATGGCAGTCTCACACCCGTATTGCGAATCCGCAACAGTGCAGACGAATTGGATACTCACTATTACCTCACCGAGGCAAGCACCTTGGGCGAGTTCCCGGTGTTTGGCAGCGAAACCACCGCCATCTTTGAGAAAATAGCGATCCACACGGTTGGTGAGTTACTGCAAGCCGATCCAGATGTTATTGCCCGTCGCCTCGACCGTCGCGGCATCTCTGCCGAGACCGTGAGGCTTTGGCAGGCACACATGGATCTCATGTGTTGCACTCCAGGACTGTCACTCAACGATGCGCAAGTACTCGCGGCTTGTGGCGTTTCCAGCCATGAACAACTTCGAGCAGCAAGTGCAGATGAGTTGGCAGAGATCATCGCAGAGTTTCTTCAATCAAATCGAGGCAGCAGGTTCGCGGCATCCTCGGCTCGATTTCGTGCCGCCAGGATAAGAAAATGGACAAGTGGTATGAAGCAAGCAACAACTCCACGATTTGAGTCCAATGGCAGTTCTGGAACAAGCTTGCGCGTGCCTGAAACCAAACAGCAGAACAACCGAGTGCCCAGGTTTTTTCTGAGTCTCGAAAGCAATGTCGAGGATGCGCCCGCCATTGGCCCTAAGACGGCAGAGCACCTCGAACAGGTAGGCATACGTATCGTGGCCGACTTGCTCAATGCCAATGCAGAGGCAACGGCTGCGGAACTGGATATGGGGCACATTACTGCGAGAAAGATCGCGGATTGGCAACATCAGGCGCGGCTCGTCTGTCAGATACCAGAGCTACGCGGCTATGCCGCCCAGTTGTTGGTCGCCTGCGGATTTACCAGCCCCGAGCAAATCGCTGCCACCCGTACCGAGGATCTGGTACGGCAAATCAGCAAGCTGTGCGACACGAAGCAAGGCCAGCGAATTCTGCGGACGACGGATGCTCCCTCGCGAGGGAAGATCAAACGCTGGGCTGCTAACGCCGCTCAGGGGCGACCTTTGGAAGCGGCGTAAGGCCAAGAAGGTTGGTTGCTTGCCCCTTCCAGATGCCCGAAAGCGTCGCGCAGTAATTCAAATTGTCAAAGAACTTAGTTTGGTGGGGTTAGTGGTCAGCGGTCAGTGGTCAGTTGGGCATTGGGCATTCCTGTTTCGCGGCTGTGAAAACTGGATGATTCTATCTCACTCCTGCGCACCGTCGGGGTGGTGTTGTCGCGCTCCGTTTCTTGAAAATCAAAATCCCAAAAAACAAATAACTCGTTTCGCTCGTCAGGAATTGCCGCAAATCTTTGCAGAGTAAAGACATGCGAAAACGCCTCCTTCTCACTTTTATGGAGTTTTTGAGAAAAAACTCCACTAAAAGAGCCGCTGCTTGCTCGCCCAAACCGCCAAAATCCTTCAGCGCGCAGCTCTAGCGCGAGCAATCCCGCAATACTTTGCGACCGCTGGTGCGCTGCTATTACATATCGCACGTTCTATTATCAACATGCCAGAGAGAAATTCCACAACGATTTTTGGGCCATCTATGGAAGCATCCTTACCATCCGGACCAAGTGAATGCGATTGCTGTGAGGTTTTATGATGAAGATACTGACGGCAACCTAGCCGGGGGAAGAGAATGGGTCAGAGCCCTCCCGACCGCTTTGAATTGGCTAATGTTAATAGTCGGCCTTATCAATTAAGCGAATTTCGGCCATTTTTCTCCTACGAGGAAGGTTTGGCACAGGTTTGACTCCGCGACTATCGCCCAGTAAAATGGTGCTTCTGCACTTAGTTCGAGGGGCGATTTGTGAGTTCTCAAGGAACTTAGCATCCGATCGCGAGGTTCCTTTTCTCTAACTTGGCTTTCTATGGCGGTCGCATGAAAGCAAACGATCCCGCGCACGAACACTACCGTACGCTTGGGTTGCACTGCGATGCAAGTGCCGCTGAAGTTCGGGATGCGTATTACCGGATGGTATTTTCGCACCATCCGGATCGTAATCAGGGTGACTCCTACGCCGCCGCCCGCTTCAAGAAAATTCAATTTGCGTATGAGTGGCTGTGCGAACGTCGCGTCGCGGCGAAACCACGGGAGATCGATCAATTTCCATTCATTGCTCCAACAAAGCCCCGCGTTGGATTCTCTTGGCATTGGCTCACGGCTGTCATTGCTGCGGCAGCACTGGCTGCGCTACTATTGGCCTTCGGGCGCGAGAAGATTCTCGTTGCCAGCGCACCGGCCCTGGAGTCCGTTGCAAACAGTCAGACAAGTGGCGATAGCCGTGCAGCGGCACCGCTTCTTGAGGCATCGCGGTCCGTTTTCGCTGATGATGACGACTTGAATGAAGCACCCTTCTTTTTTGTATTTGATCCCTACACAGATTTCATGAGTCGTAGCGCCGACCTTGCGACGGCGCTGACGGATACAATTCAAAACACGTTGGAAAGTGCGTCGGCCGAGGAACCGTCTGAACTTGGCCCGCTCGCGGCTGCTCAAAAACGAGCGATTCCTGTCGAGAAGGGCCCGAGCAACTCACCCGATTCCGAGGAGCACTCGGCAGCTTTGGCAGATTTGGAATCGGCTACTGACCGGGAAGAGAAGCATGTGGCTCACAAATATCACACCCAAACGCCGGCATTTCGCGCGATTGGTGACCACCAATGGGTATCCGATATTCAACCGATTCCGAAAACTCAAAACTACGCATCAATTCCCGACTTTAAACCCATAAACGAAACTTCTCATCGCACGGCTTTGCCTGACTGGGGCCAGACAAAGTTTCCTCGTAAGCGGCCACTTGATTTGCAAAGCCACCACGCGACACGAATCGGAACTGGGCTCCCTGACTTTGGCCTCAAGGGCTTTGACACAAAGCCAACGGGCTTCCAGAGTCCGTTGTCCGTTAACCTGCCGACCAAGAGCTTGGCACTTCCGAATCCCGCCATCTCACTTGATGTGTCGCGAATGCATCAGCCAGCGCAGCTTGATCATCCGGTCACTAGCAAGTCCTGGGGGAAGTCGTTGCCTTCGAAACTTCAGCTTAAGGTCGAGCCGCAGCAGCGAAAAACACTGTCCGAGATGAACGGGCTCTGGACAAAGAATACTAATTTACCATCTCGTTCGGACGGCGTTCTATCTGCCCCCAGTTTCTCTCGGAAAAACGTTTCCTCTCCAGAGAAGATATTACTACCAGCCACCTACGGTAGCAACAATTGGGTACCACAACCAACCGGCCAGCCGATGGAGAAGTTCCGTTTGCCGCCAGCGAAGCCTCGCACCATTGACTATCACACCGAGTGGTCGCTTCGCTAATGCGACGTTCTGTGGCTTCAATTTCGGCACCTTGTTTAAGGAAGCCCAGGAGAAGCGGCTAATAGAACAAGCAGCCTCAATTGAAGCGGTTTGCGGCGAAATAGCCTCCTGGGCCAGAAAGCTGCTTCCAAAGGCCGCAGAATCGCTAGCAAAAAAATCTTAGTGTCTTTCCAAGAGATCTATTTGAGGTTTGCGTATCATTTGTGTACACTCCAAACGCGTGAGATGTCGATCTTTGAAACGGCAGGAACGAGGATTGAACTCGCGCCAGGGTACTCGCTAGCTAGGCATGCCCTGGACTGCCGATTATAAGTCGGCTGCCTTGCCGCTCGGCCATCCTGCCAAAAATGCTCTCAGGGCACGGCCTGAGAGCTGTCCTTACCATCCGTGCATGGGTGCTCACACAAGCAACCTTAATTTCTGGTTTTTCCGATGCCCATAGCAGCGAGTTTGTCCCTCGCCAGGGTAAAGTAGAACCAGGGCAGTCCTTGCCTTAGCATGGTGCTGCATCCTATCTAAGGAAACCCTCAAAGGGCGATCACTGACCCCCAGGCCTCCTTGGGGTCAGTGATCTACGTTTCCTCCGGTATTTCTCTCATGCGTTCTCCTTTCGTCTAAGGGTTAATGCTGCCCATTGGCAGCGAATCAAACAAAAAAACGGCATACGATCATGGCGACCGTATGCCGTTGTAAGACGTGCGAAGCCGCATCCATGCTTTTCTAAACCCAGTCCCCTCCTGGCCTGAGCTCCAAGCGGCGTATAAATATGACCGCTTGGCTGTGTATTGCACTCTAATTATCTGCGCCGCTAGCAATAAGTCAAATATTTTTTCTGGTATTTTGCTCTTAGAGCAAATTTACCCCTTGCGTGCTAAATGAGTGTACCCTGACGATTTAGCCCCATGAAGACACTGACGACCATCATCAGACTTTGTGGATACGCCTTACTCGCAGCAGGAGTGCTGCTGATCGCGGTTGGATTCATCGGAATTGCCGCTCGCGATGGGATCATGGAGGCCCTATCGATATTCAGCCCCTTCAATATCTGGAACTGGTTGGCCGTCATGGCTACTCTTGCCCCCGGTGGATTCCTGCTGTTCATCGCCGACAAGATTGGCGGTTCGGGAAACGGAGCTTGACACCTTTTCTTCAACGAATTCTTGTGAATCCGGCTACTGTTCGGTCTTGGGTGTTTATAAGAAATCACGAAAAGCAACCCAAAGTTTGAACTCCAACATTGAGGAAAAGGTGTTCGCTCAATTTCCCCCAACTTCTTACCCCCTGGCATGTCCTCTGTGCTGCTCGTGGGGAAACTCGCCATACGCCGCTCAGGGGCGGCCGTAGGAAGCGGGTTGGGTATAGGCTGGGTGAGCGCAGTGAAAGACTCGCTCTGCTGCGCTGTGGCTTCGAATTGCGACTAACGTGGGCGAGCTAGTAGGGGTATTGCTCCCAAAAGGAATAGCGCAACTGAGGTGGGCTCAGGGACGGCCGTCGCGGCAGTTAGTTGAGAGATCCCCTTGCCGTAGTTGCGTTGCCAGGCGAGAAAATCTTGGCCGTCGCTGTCGCCATCCAGGTCGGAATCTGTCATCGCGTTCGATCCGTAAGCTGTCTGCCACCTGATGAGGTCGTCGTCGTCGACGTCTCCATCGCCATCAAAATCACCTGGGGATTGGATCGTGAGATACTGATCGACCGCCACATTCTCGATGAACTGGCTAGTTCCATCGGGCCATTGAATGCGTAGCTCGTCGATCTGAGTGGCTGATCCTAGACCGAAGTGAACCGGGAGATCACTTTGATTGAATGTGCCGGGGCTCGTATTGGCTTCGCGGCGGAGAGTGCGTTCTTGAGGCGTTCCCTGATGGATCGTGGCATAGAGCGATGCACCGATTCCAGTCGTGTTCTCTTTTGTTCCAGCCAACTCAATAAAGAGCCAGTGATTGCCGTTGGTCGATTCGTCACTTAAAAAGACACGTTCAAACCAACCGCTATCCGTTGCCGCCACGAGATCGAGATCGCCATCGAGATCGAGATCCCCCCAGGTGCTGTCGTAGGCGCCTTGATTGAGGGTATGGACCCCCTCTGCGACGGTTACATCCGTGAATTCCCAATTGCCGTCATTGCGATACAGTTTCCGAGCATTGTCCTGAAAACCATTTTTTCCATGATTGTGGAAAAACAGATCGAGATCACCGTCGTTGTCGTAGTCGATAGGTCGTCCTCCATTGAGATCACCTGCGTAATCTGAAATAAGGTCATGCCCGGTGATCGTATCGACATCCGTAAACATGTTGCCACCGTTGTTACGAAATATCTTATTCGGTTGCTGATCAGCCCCGACGACAAAGAGATCGAGATCGCCATCGTCGTCGAAGTCGTGGAACTCGGTGCCGTAGCTATTGGTCATTAATTGCGTGCCGTTGGTGTCAGCGATATCAACGAAGCTGAGTGAGCCGGTCTCAACGAGCATGTTTTGATAAAAGTTATTGCGGATGCTGTTGTTGCCACGACAAGTTGAGATGTAGACGTCTAAGTCACCGTCTCCGTCCGTATCGCCGATTGCCATTCCATAGCCTTTGATTCCTTCGGTTTGTTGAAAACCGACTGCCGCCCCCACGGGAGTAAATGATTGCCCGGGACCTTGGAGGTAGATTTCGTGTTTCTCATCTGTGGAACTTGGTCCTTCCATGCCAATGAGAAGATCGAGAAGACCATCATTGTTGATGTCGGCCCAGGCAACATTTTGATGGAATCCAGGATCATTGAGACCGGTAGAAATACTCTCGTTTGAGAACCCTCCGACGCCGTTATTCTTGAGTACATCCCCGGAACCACCGATGTTGGATTGCCCAATAAAGATGTCAACCAAGCCATCACCGTCGTAGTCACCCCAGGCCGCACTCCAGGAAGGACCCAGGTCACCAGTTGGGATTGTATTGGTGATATTCGTATAGGTCAGTACTCCCGAGCCAACAAAGTTATTGCGAAAGAGTTGGTGGGCTCCGACGCTACCTTGGAACATGAGATCCAAGTCCCCGTCGTTGTCGATGTCGGCTAGCGATGCGCTGCGGGAATCGAAGTTCGCGTTATTGAGGACAGTGCTTTGCTCTTGAGTAAAGTCAGCGTGCGAAGTGTCCGCAGAGAGCGTAAGAAAAAGTCCGACCAGACCAATGACGGATGTGAAGTATTTTGGCAATTTAGTTAATCGCATGCGCACCTCCAAACTGAGAGTGAGTTTTCAGCCTCTAGCATACCAAGATTTTATAGGTTGCGGAAAAGAAAACCGAACGGAGAGAAAGAAGCGAGGACAGGAATTCATCATTTCTCTTTGTCGCATTGTTCATTTGCGCATGGTTGGCTATTCTATCAGCTAAGAGAAGTCGTGCTCTGCTGTGGTATTGCCCCACATGGTGGCAAGCCGGAGTGAGAAAGAATAGGGGAAGGCCGAAAAACCACTTCCCGATATTCGATTCGTTAGTCGCCAGGTCAGCGCGCGAGCATCAGACGACTACTCGCTTCCACTTCAAATCTGCGTGTTTGAAATTCAGCAGGAGCGCCAATCGCAGATTCGTAATTGCCAGATAGCCAAGCATCTGGGCCATGTGGGTATCATGGAACGCCGATACTACCTTCGGATCGACGACGACCAAATCATCGACAATTAAATCCGGTATGAGTGTGCCGATGAGCTCCTCATCGTAGTGTACAGGAAATTCCTTTTGCTGCTCGACGCGATGCCCCCTTTTCTTCAGCTCGATCACCAT contains:
- a CDS encoding DUF4332 domain-containing protein, translated to MRITQLKLAGRGAWPDLHVNPTHPQLNVFFGKPGAGKSTVAQLATHLLYGKANSYWRQQFGQTLPLTEGELAIESPGGSFVLRRHLNAEGRSRLTVSAVDGESVDGDTVQKLLGNLSPQVIAPLVAVDFAQAPSVEWLLSRDFCDELTKSEESIRKPLVAHTCCNGISEAESSPVDRRQVEQLIRQRDAIAESIERHLSARRQEGGVLSEELVQLESLIDTRRGQLDSLQAELGRIHGEIADSEARLRIVSLTNVAEQPKHSDKYTKLREQLEHLETEVSQCRKALGDLQLREATIRAELAQLRADGTAERVSCLADSRASVGILERLIDDLDAEVALLARANEPTRCVGHDSHGKLSPVAAMLRQQVYTLCGLITEQERQSQRQRLTAESRQLARSQFDLSERLEHLLEQRESLVHELRHADEYTLLRPQPPITGHCECDHHHAFLGEADSLLVGYDPRSVQETDLRSRYESLLRKQDELSEQQTSTQRELSELDSRWQQLQRVRAGLVGNSAIEEQQFELERLEIAIRKALKPTEKTRVSGQSVWRASDVLAQLSDGQFVKIRLDRGGRSPIVIDHLGKSYSLRELSTATHDQLYLSLTLALMGAFARRGIHLPLVLDEPFLRQDSAGSAAMAGVLEEFARTNQQMLVFTEDLDALRRFESLNAQVFDLAQLRREKYVPDVATTETTFTRVVRETEDGSLTPVLRIRNSADELDTHYYLTEASTLGEFPVFGSETTAIFEKIAIHTVGELLQADPDVIARRLDRRGISAETVRLWQAHMDLMCCTPGLSLNDAQVLAACGVSSHEQLRAASADELAEIIAEFLQSNRGSRFAASSARFRAARIRKWTSGMKQATTPRFESNGSSGTSLRVPETKQQNNRVPRFFLSLESNVEDAPAIGPKTAEHLEQVGIRIVADLLNANAEATAAELDMGHITARKIADWQHQARLVCQIPELRGYAAQLLVACGFTSPEQIAATRTEDLVRQISKLCDTKQGQRILRTTDAPSRGKIKRWAANAAQGRPLEAA
- a CDS encoding J domain-containing protein encodes the protein MKANDPAHEHYRTLGLHCDASAAEVRDAYYRMVFSHHPDRNQGDSYAAARFKKIQFAYEWLCERRVAAKPREIDQFPFIAPTKPRVGFSWHWLTAVIAAAALAALLLAFGREKILVASAPALESVANSQTSGDSRAAAPLLEASRSVFADDDDLNEAPFFFVFDPYTDFMSRSADLATALTDTIQNTLESASAEEPSELGPLAAAQKRAIPVEKGPSNSPDSEEHSAALADLESATDREEKHVAHKYHTQTPAFRAIGDHQWVSDIQPIPKTQNYASIPDFKPINETSHRTALPDWGQTKFPRKRPLDLQSHHATRIGTGLPDFGLKGFDTKPTGFQSPLSVNLPTKSLALPNPAISLDVSRMHQPAQLDHPVTSKSWGKSLPSKLQLKVEPQQRKTLSEMNGLWTKNTNLPSRSDGVLSAPSFSRKNVSSPEKILLPATYGSNNWVPQPTGQPMEKFRLPPAKPRTIDYHTEWSLR
- a CDS encoding CRTAC1 family protein, whose product is MRLTKLPKYFTSVIGLVGLFLTLSADTSHADFTQEQSTVLNNANFDSRSASLADIDNDGDLDLMFQGSVGAHQLFRNNFVGSGVLTYTNITNTIPTGDLGPSWSAAWGDYDGDGLVDIFIGQSNIGGSGDVLKNNGVGGFSNESISTGLNDPGFHQNVAWADINNDGLLDLLIGMEGPSSTDEKHEIYLQGPGQSFTPVGAAVGFQQTEGIKGYGMAIGDTDGDGDLDVYISTCRGNNSIRNNFYQNMLVETGSLSFVDIADTNGTQLMTNSYGTEFHDFDDDGDLDLFVVGADQQPNKIFRNNGGNMFTDVDTITGHDLISDYAGDLNGGRPIDYDNDGDLDLFFHNHGKNGFQDNARKLYRNDGNWEFTDVTVAEGVHTLNQGAYDSTWGDLDLDGDLDLVAATDSGWFERVFLSDESTNGNHWLFIELAGTKENTTGIGASLYATIHQGTPQERTLRREANTSPGTFNQSDLPVHFGLGSATQIDELRIQWPDGTSQFIENVAVDQYLTIQSPGDFDGDGDVDDDDLIRWQTAYGSNAMTDSDLDGDSDGQDFLAWQRNYGKGISQLTAATAVPEPTSVALFLLGAIPLLARPR
- a CDS encoding GxxExxY protein, whose amino-acid sequence is MKTELIHRELSESILGASMKVLNTLKPGLDEKLYERAMVIELKKRGHRVEQQKEFPVHYDEELIGTLIPDLIVDDLVVVDPKVVSAFHDTHMAQMLGYLAITNLRLALLLNFKHADLKWKRVVV